A genomic stretch from Petrimonas mucosa includes:
- a CDS encoding Gfo/Idh/MocA family oxidoreductase gives MESRRDFLKKSALGVAGMTLGSTMNMSAKSYARIIGANDRVRVGILGFSNRFRDSLGKSFLKYAKEMNFELFTVCDIWSRRRDEGQAWYLEQTGGKIKTARNTDELWTQKPDAVIISTADFQHALHTAEAVRAGCDVYVEKPFAETMDDANFALKAAKETNKVIQVGSQRRSGTNYHAANDYIKSGKFGKIVAVEMTWNVNQPGRWRLPQLTKEIREQDTDWKRFLMNRPYEPWDPRKYLEYRLFWPYSSGIPGQWMAHQIDTVHWFSGLDYPRSVVANGGIYMWNDGRTNYDTVTAVFDYGYSKEQEPGDGFQVIYSSRQNNSSGGTKEWYFSNGGKLDLDTNIINSDGGLEERHASAMGMKPFKLDRFELPKISVETGSNTGSDPLTNAHMKNWMDCVRAGNVKTNAPVEAGYNHSIADIMVTAALRTGQRATFDEKQKQVIAGGKVFKY, from the coding sequence ATGGAGTCAAGAAGAGATTTTTTAAAAAAATCGGCACTCGGTGTTGCCGGAATGACGTTGGGTAGCACGATGAACATGTCGGCAAAAAGTTATGCCAGGATTATCGGGGCCAATGATAGAGTAAGGGTAGGCATATTGGGATTTTCCAACCGTTTCAGGGATTCGCTCGGAAAATCATTTCTCAAGTATGCCAAGGAGATGAACTTCGAGCTCTTTACCGTATGCGATATCTGGAGCCGTCGGCGCGACGAGGGTCAGGCATGGTATCTGGAACAGACCGGAGGCAAGATCAAGACCGCCAGAAATACCGATGAACTATGGACTCAGAAACCGGATGCGGTAATCATCAGTACAGCCGACTTTCAACATGCACTTCATACGGCCGAAGCGGTAAGGGCAGGCTGCGACGTATACGTGGAGAAACCCTTTGCTGAAACCATGGACGATGCCAACTTCGCGTTGAAAGCTGCCAAAGAGACCAATAAGGTGATACAGGTAGGGTCTCAACGCAGGAGCGGCACAAATTATCACGCTGCAAACGACTACATCAAGTCGGGAAAATTTGGCAAGATCGTTGCTGTAGAGATGACCTGGAATGTTAACCAGCCCGGTCGCTGGCGCCTGCCTCAGCTGACCAAGGAGATCAGGGAACAGGATACCGACTGGAAACGCTTTCTGATGAACCGTCCCTACGAACCGTGGGATCCGCGTAAATACCTGGAGTATCGCCTCTTCTGGCCCTACTCCTCCGGCATCCCCGGCCAATGGATGGCGCACCAGATTGATACCGTGCACTGGTTCTCGGGACTCGACTATCCCCGGTCGGTAGTGGCGAACGGCGGAATCTACATGTGGAACGACGGGAGAACCAATTACGACACCGTTACCGCTGTTTTTGATTACGGTTACTCAAAAGAGCAGGAGCCGGGAGATGGGTTTCAGGTGATCTACTCTTCCAGACAAAACAATTCGTCTGGAGGAACAAAAGAGTGGTATTTCTCCAACGGGGGAAAACTCGACCTTGACACCAACATCATCAACAGTGACGGGGGACTGGAAGAGAGACATGCCAGCGCCATGGGAATGAAACCCTTCAAGCTCGATCGTTTCGAGTTGCCGAAAATAAGTGTGGAGACCGGATCCAATACCGGTTCCGACCCGCTTACAAACGCTCACATGAAGAACTGGATGGATTGTGTCAGGGCCGGCAACGTGAAGACAAACGCGCCCGTTGAAGCGGGTTACAACCACTCCATCGCCGATATCATGGTTACTGCCGCTTTGAGAACCGGCCAACGCGCCACGTTCGATGAAAAGCAGAAACAGGTGATTGCCGGGGGAAAAGTATTCAAGTATTAG
- the dapA gene encoding 4-hydroxy-tetrahydrodipicolinate synthase, producing MSTINLKGMGVALITPFKKDKSVDFDALGRLVEYLTTQGADYLVALGTTAETPTLTRDERTEVVRFIVEKNNNRLPLVVGVGGNNTAEVVHELKVSYFSNIAAVLSVTPYYNKPTQEGLFQHYRALSEASPRPIILYNVPGRTGVNLEAETTLRLARSCPNIVGVKEASGKLDQIKQIIAERPKGFHVISGDDGMAFDLIKRGGEGVISVLGNAMPKRFSEMIHHALTGNFNEAERENSRFAEIFRLLFKDGNPAGVKCMLCEMGYIENELRLPLVAATEETRQQIVAELKKFTLIANS from the coding sequence ATGTCAACAATCAATCTGAAAGGGATGGGTGTTGCCCTGATAACACCATTCAAAAAGGACAAGTCGGTTGACTTTGATGCTCTGGGTCGACTGGTAGAGTATCTTACAACCCAGGGTGCCGATTATCTTGTTGCATTGGGTACTACAGCTGAAACGCCGACATTGACACGCGATGAGCGGACAGAAGTGGTCCGTTTCATTGTGGAGAAAAACAATAACCGGCTTCCACTTGTTGTGGGGGTTGGAGGAAATAATACCGCCGAAGTCGTCCATGAGCTCAAGGTTTCCTATTTTTCAAACATTGCGGCTGTCTTGTCGGTTACCCCTTATTACAACAAACCTACCCAGGAGGGACTTTTTCAGCACTATCGCGCGCTGAGTGAGGCCTCTCCGCGACCGATCATCCTTTACAATGTGCCTGGAAGAACAGGTGTGAATCTGGAGGCAGAGACCACCTTGCGGTTGGCAAGAAGTTGTCCCAACATCGTGGGTGTCAAGGAGGCATCGGGGAAATTGGATCAGATCAAGCAGATTATTGCCGAGCGCCCCAAGGGATTCCATGTGATTTCCGGCGATGACGGGATGGCCTTCGACCTGATAAAGAGAGGAGGAGAAGGGGTAATATCTGTATTGGGGAATGCCATGCCGAAAAGATTTTCCGAAATGATACATCATGCATTAACCGGAAATTTCAATGAGGCTGAACGTGAAAACAGCCGTTTCGCCGAGATTTTCCGTCTACTTTTCAAGGATGGGAATCCGGCTGGAGTGAAATGCATGCTTTGCGAAATGGGCTACATTGAGAATGAACTCCGTCTACCCCTGGTTGCTGCTACTGAAGAGACCAGGCAGCAAATTGTGGCTGAGTTGAAGAAGTTTACACTGATCGCAAATTCATAA
- a CDS encoding Gfo/Idh/MocA family oxidoreductase: protein MKSGSDTMSRRDFLLVSGAMAGTSLLHPVTPIRAAAATGEQPAKKSRIAMVGTGIRGIGMWGKSVVQDYSKYVEFVGLCDINPGRVALAKETMGVSCPTFTDFEQMMKETKPELLIVTTVDSTHDQFIIRGMESGADVIVEKPMTIDEIKMQKKGAGKSAGLHSITAILPTG from the coding sequence ATGAAATCAGGATCAGATACAATGAGCCGAAGGGACTTTCTGCTCGTTTCAGGGGCAATGGCCGGGACATCGTTACTCCATCCCGTCACTCCGATTCGGGCCGCCGCAGCAACCGGAGAACAGCCAGCCAAAAAGAGCAGGATCGCCATGGTAGGAACCGGAATCAGGGGGATAGGCATGTGGGGAAAAAGCGTGGTGCAAGACTACTCCAAGTATGTTGAATTTGTCGGACTATGCGATATCAACCCGGGGAGAGTCGCGTTGGCCAAGGAGACAATGGGGGTCTCCTGCCCTACCTTTACCGATTTCGAACAGATGATGAAGGAGACCAAACCGGAGTTGCTGATTGTCACAACTGTAGACAGCACACATGATCAGTTCATCATCCGGGGCATGGAGTCTGGAGCTGATGTTATTGTCGAGAAACCGATGACCATCGACGAAATAAAGATGCAGAAAAAAGGAGCGGGAAAAAGTGCCGGGTTACATTCAATTACCGCTATTCTCCCCACAGGGTAA
- a CDS encoding nitroreductase family protein, with translation MDFLQFVSTRQSDRAFDPERPVEKEKLDRILEAARMAPSACNAQPWHMIVVDDPELKNRVADATSTRALGINHFTKQAPVHILLVEEKVNLSSGIGGWVKQKDYAQMDLGVVAAHIVLAAHAEGLGSCIVGWFDEEKMRELLSIPDSRRVWLDIVIGYSTQALRSKKRKSKEEIVSYNKYR, from the coding sequence ATGGATTTCCTGCAATTTGTCTCTACCCGGCAGAGCGACCGGGCATTTGATCCCGAAAGACCGGTCGAGAAAGAAAAGCTGGATCGGATTCTCGAAGCTGCCCGTATGGCCCCATCGGCCTGTAATGCACAGCCATGGCATATGATTGTGGTGGATGACCCCGAACTGAAAAACCGGGTGGCAGATGCCACCTCCACCCGTGCGCTGGGCATCAACCATTTTACCAAGCAGGCTCCGGTTCACATTCTGCTGGTTGAGGAGAAGGTGAACCTCTCTTCGGGGATAGGTGGCTGGGTAAAGCAGAAGGATTATGCCCAGATGGATCTGGGCGTTGTTGCGGCACATATCGTGCTGGCCGCCCACGCAGAGGGCTTGGGGTCCTGTATTGTGGGATGGTTCGACGAGGAGAAGATGCGTGAATTGTTGTCGATACCCGATTCCAGGAGAGTCTGGCTCGACATTGTCATTGGCTACAGTACCCAGGCTTTGCGGTCTAAAAAACGGAAATCAAAAGAAGAGATCGTCTCTTACAATAAGTATAGATAA
- a CDS encoding riboflavin synthase, giving the protein MFSGIVEEAATVVALEREKGNLHITLKCSFTHELKVDQSVAHNGVCLTVVSIDGDNYTVTAIKETLDRSNLGLLKVGSKVNLERSMKMDGRLDGHIVQGHVDQTAVCTDVVEADGSWYYTFQYEFDKEMAKKGYLTVDKGSVTVNGVSLTVVNPTEKSFSVAIIPYTYEMTNFHQIEKGSVVNIEFDIVGKYISRILALQS; this is encoded by the coding sequence ATGTTTTCCGGAATCGTAGAAGAAGCAGCAACCGTAGTTGCATTGGAAAGAGAGAAGGGTAACCTGCATATTACGCTGAAGTGCTCGTTTACACATGAGTTAAAGGTGGACCAGAGTGTCGCGCACAATGGAGTTTGTCTGACCGTTGTCTCAATCGATGGAGATAACTATACGGTGACAGCTATCAAGGAGACGCTCGATCGTTCCAATCTGGGATTGTTGAAGGTGGGCAGCAAGGTGAATCTGGAACGCAGCATGAAGATGGATGGCCGGCTCGACGGGCACATCGTGCAGGGCCATGTCGACCAGACGGCGGTATGTACCGATGTGGTCGAAGCAGACGGCAGTTGGTACTATACTTTCCAGTATGAGTTTGATAAGGAGATGGCAAAAAAAGGATATCTGACAGTTGATAAAGGTTCGGTGACGGTAAACGGTGTAAGTCTGACCGTGGTAAATCCAACCGAGAAGAGTTTCAGCGTGGCGATCATCCCCTATACATATGAGATGACCAATTTTCACCAGATAGAGAAGGGTTCGGTTGTCAATATCGAGTTCGATATTGTAGGTAAATATATCAGCCGTATTTTGGCTTTGCAGTCATAA
- a CDS encoding tetratricopeptide repeat protein, with translation MRRLLLSGFLAFATVAGLSAQKAGYDPVKAPFGHGEDSVKCRMNLSLMSTSAKAENYKEALTPWNAVYENCPASSKNIYIYGPRIFKSLYASETDAAKKQQYFDKTMEIFDTRLKYFSDDNKGTVLAYKTYDYMELMGDKADSKVIYQWLGEAINEMKSDMEPKDAYSYYMVASLTQFLNDPGKKDQYITDYFTVTGYVDEAISKANAANDKANADYLGLVKEGIVKAFVSSGAGDCKTLTEYYADKVEPNKENKAFLTEVVNALGSVGCSDTEIYFSAAEYLHKLEPSAESAIGLANKSLRDKDYDTAIKYYHEGAQLESDKNKASDYMMQLAGIFSNQRNFAKSRQAAYDALEFNPNNGEAYILIAQLYAASAQNIFPEAEKRGLVFCAAVDKLQKAKSVDPSVAAKANGLINTYSGYFMDTETAFMMGIKAGESIFIPGWIGETTTVRLK, from the coding sequence ATGAGAAGATTATTGTTATCAGGATTTCTTGCATTTGCGACCGTAGCAGGTCTCAGCGCCCAAAAAGCAGGATACGATCCGGTAAAAGCTCCTTTCGGACATGGAGAAGACAGCGTAAAATGCCGTATGAATCTGAGTCTTATGTCTACTTCAGCAAAGGCTGAAAATTATAAGGAAGCATTGACGCCCTGGAATGCTGTTTATGAAAACTGTCCCGCTTCCAGTAAGAATATCTATATTTATGGTCCCCGTATCTTTAAAAGCCTCTATGCTTCTGAAACGGATGCTGCAAAGAAACAGCAGTATTTCGACAAGACCATGGAGATATTCGATACCCGCCTGAAATATTTTTCGGACGATAACAAGGGTACGGTATTGGCTTATAAAACCTACGACTACATGGAGCTGATGGGCGACAAGGCCGACTCCAAGGTGATTTACCAATGGTTGGGTGAAGCCATTAACGAGATGAAATCTGATATGGAACCCAAGGATGCCTATTCATATTATATGGTGGCATCGCTCACTCAATTTCTGAACGATCCGGGCAAGAAGGATCAGTATATCACCGATTATTTTACCGTTACAGGATATGTTGATGAAGCCATCAGCAAGGCAAATGCCGCAAACGACAAGGCAAATGCCGATTATCTGGGTCTGGTTAAGGAGGGAATTGTGAAAGCATTTGTCAGCAGTGGCGCTGGCGATTGCAAGACATTGACGGAATACTATGCCGACAAGGTGGAACCCAACAAGGAAAACAAGGCTTTCCTGACAGAGGTGGTTAACGCACTCGGTTCGGTTGGCTGCAGTGATACCGAGATCTACTTCTCGGCTGCAGAGTACCTTCATAAGCTTGAGCCTTCTGCAGAGTCAGCAATTGGGCTGGCTAACAAGAGCTTGAGAGACAAGGATTACGATACTGCCATCAAGTACTATCATGAGGGAGCTCAACTGGAATCTGACAAGAACAAGGCTTCCGATTACATGATGCAACTGGCGGGAATCTTCTCCAACCAGCGCAATTTTGCAAAATCACGCCAGGCTGCTTATGATGCATTGGAATTCAATCCCAACAATGGTGAAGCCTACATTCTGATTGCTCAGCTTTATGCCGCTTCGGCTCAAAATATCTTCCCGGAAGCTGAAAAGCGTGGTCTGGTCTTCTGTGCTGCAGTCGACAAATTACAAAAAGCAAAATCTGTCGATCCCAGTGTTGCTGCCAAGGCAAACGGCTTGATCAATACCTATTCAGGTTACTTCATGGACACCGAAACCGCATTCATGATGGGTATCAAGGCTGGCGAGTCGATATTTATTCCCGGATGGATCGGTGAAACCACTACGGTAAGGTTGAAATAA
- the lptC gene encoding LPS export ABC transporter periplasmic protein LptC: protein MSDLLKQQQKDILRIITTPIIGVVMILFICSCGKKDENLINVKFDPETMPSMVTQSAVQLISDSGKTRYRIKAEVWEVYDKAKEPFSLFPEGFYLERFDDNYNVEATIEADTAWNYTAKKLWRVKGNVQVRNMQGHEFRSEELFWDQKQAKVYSDKYIEIKRGALELKGYGFESNQQMTDYRILRPHDGKLPFEEKEEYPDSLVLQPDSVP, encoded by the coding sequence TTGAGCGATTTGTTGAAACAACAACAAAAGGATATCTTGAGAATCATAACAACTCCAATAATTGGGGTTGTTATGATTCTTTTTATCTGTTCGTGCGGCAAGAAAGATGAGAACCTGATCAACGTCAAGTTCGATCCCGAGACCATGCCGTCGATGGTTACCCAATCGGCCGTGCAGCTCATTTCTGATTCGGGGAAGACACGTTACAGGATCAAGGCGGAAGTTTGGGAGGTATACGATAAGGCCAAGGAGCCCTTCTCCCTTTTTCCGGAAGGTTTCTATCTGGAAAGATTTGATGATAATTATAACGTGGAGGCAACCATCGAGGCCGATACGGCCTGGAACTACACTGCAAAAAAACTGTGGCGCGTAAAGGGCAATGTTCAGGTAAGAAACATGCAGGGCCATGAGTTCAGGAGTGAAGAACTCTTCTGGGATCAAAAACAGGCCAAGGTATATTCCGACAAGTATATCGAGATTAAACGTGGCGCCCTTGAGCTGAAAGGATACGGTTTTGAGTCGAATCAGCAAATGACCGATTACCGGATCTTGAGGCCGCACGATGGGAAACTGCCATTCGAAGAGAAGGAGGAGTATCCCGATTCCCTGGTGCTCCAGCCCGATTCGGTACCATAG
- a CDS encoding sugar phosphate isomerase/epimerase family protein, protein MKNIRTFWVYAAIVPAFLTACHLMKRGSKPIEIGICTGAANGAKMHQYGYAYVEEGVSRFLVPTKPENEFDEILEKAVTDSPIPVRYCNSFIPGNLKSVGDEAVHQDVLAFAETAFRRAQRAGVKMIVFGSGGSRSIPDGFPREKALAQFIELGRKMAPIARRYDVIIVLEPLNSSECNFINSVAEGGEIVKAINHPNFMLLADLYHMKMEDEGPESILQYGKWIKHVHIAEKQERAVPGTYNEDFRLYFKALRKIGYRGAISVEARWQDFDTQMPIAIESIKNQLNN, encoded by the coding sequence ATGAAAAATATCAGAACCTTTTGGGTTTATGCGGCGATTGTTCCGGCATTCCTTACAGCCTGCCATTTAATGAAGAGAGGGTCCAAGCCGATAGAAATCGGCATCTGCACCGGGGCAGCCAACGGGGCAAAAATGCACCAATACGGCTATGCATATGTTGAAGAGGGTGTCTCCAGGTTCCTCGTACCAACCAAACCGGAAAACGAATTTGATGAGATTCTGGAAAAGGCAGTAACCGATTCACCCATACCCGTCAGATACTGCAACAGTTTTATTCCCGGAAACCTGAAAAGCGTCGGGGATGAAGCGGTACACCAAGATGTTTTGGCATTTGCCGAAACCGCCTTCCGCAGGGCACAACGGGCGGGTGTAAAAATGATTGTCTTTGGAAGCGGTGGATCCCGTTCCATCCCGGATGGATTTCCACGCGAAAAGGCGCTTGCACAATTCATAGAATTGGGAAGAAAGATGGCGCCGATCGCTCGGCGATATGACGTAATCATTGTGTTGGAGCCCCTCAACTCTTCCGAGTGCAACTTTATCAATTCCGTAGCGGAAGGAGGCGAGATCGTCAAAGCAATCAATCACCCCAATTTCATGCTGCTTGCCGATCTTTATCACATGAAGATGGAGGATGAAGGTCCTGAATCGATCCTTCAATATGGCAAATGGATCAAACACGTCCACATAGCTGAAAAACAGGAGAGGGCTGTACCGGGAACCTACAACGAGGATTTCAGGCTCTACTTCAAAGCCCTCCGAAAGATTGGTTACAGAGGAGCAATCTCCGTTGAAGCCCGCTGGCAGGATTTCGACACACAGATGCCCATTGCCATTGAAAGCATTAAGAATCAACTAAATAATTGA